TCAGGAAGGGCAGTGAGAACAAGGCAGTGAATGCTGTGTTGTGGCCATAAAGTGTTTTGTGCAGATATAGCTAATGCCTCTCATGAGAGTGTAATGCAATTAagatacagagaaaaataatggaaattatGCAAGAAGATAGAGCTGATGGCTTGAAGAGAGACTGAAAAGGTTGGGACTCTTTCCTgtgcaggaacagcagctgaAGAAGTTTATACCAATGTGCTAAAATGAGGGCAGCAGGGGAGCTGAGTGTAGAACTGTTGCTGACCaaatgctgctgtgctggagctggggtcGCTGGGTGAGAGTGAGGAAGACTGGtttgaaacaaaatgttttgtaGAGTGGGTGATTAAACTCTTGGAGCTTGCAGCCATGGGAGTGTGTAGAGTTGGATGGTGTGAACAGGATTGAAAGGAATCAAACAAATTCATGTTTTGGAGACAGGTGCACAAATGGTTCCTGAAGAGAGATCCTTCTACCACCTCTAAAGCAGCAGTTCTGAATATTCTCCTAGAATATATATCTGGGAGATAACCAGGAGAATGAATTGCAGAAATGCTTAGGGTGGTGAGCCTGCATTGCTAATATTGCTGTGGGGATGGGATCCTGGGCTTGGAGAATGTCAGCCTGAACCAGGGACATGCTTGTGTTTCTAAAGTTTTCAGTTCCAGAATTAACCCCTCAGTATGTTGTCTGAGTAGCAATTTCCACAAACCAGCTGATTGTGTGTTTTACAGTGAGTAAAAATACATGGGTTAATAAGAGGAAAATTGGCtctaaaactattttaaatcattcattcattcattcagaaTGACTGTGTATTGGGAAATGGTAGTTAGGCACACAGAATTTCCTTGAGCTGAAGCAATACTTCAGACAAGACACATGACTCTGCAAAGGAAGTATTACAAAATCTCCTCCAGAAATGTGTCAGCTTTCTAACCTATACCCTTCCAAAATTAGAAACAACTTAGGTGCAAGTTTCCTCATTTTTGCCACCACCTTGTGTCTTGATTGATGAAAATGAATAGCCAGCATTTTGGGGCAGAATCCTCAAAATAGTTTGAGTTTTATATAGAAGCAGCTGACATGGAGAGTAACtcatctttatttctttcatgtttGCACAGTCTTGggatttatgtttttttttgtatagaATATACTACTGTGATGCTTCAACCCTAATTTTTTCATAGGATGTATTGTTCaactttgttctttttgtttccaGCTTGATTTTTGGAAATCTGTATATATACCTCGCTTGGCAAGGAAAAACTCACATATCAGGTGGGTACTGCTTGTTTATTTACAGGCAAACCTGTAAATATAGTAGCATGAATTAACAGATGAAGTTATGAACTCCAAAATGTCAGGAAGCTTATACAAaagtagactttttttttttccttttttttcgttttttttcccccccaatttaTTGTAGATAGTCTCTTCTTGGAGATTTTCCACAATGGCTACTCTGGGAATGAATTTTCCCTGTGCAGACACATCTGTGTCAAAATACACCTATTTGAGGGGAAGGTGTTCTGGCTGTATGagtaatattatataatattatatatatatatattatacacaCTATCCTATTCCAAAGTAACCTCCTGGTGTGGAGTGTTGTTCTAAATCATACTGAAGATTGATAAAGCtatgaaataaaggaaaataaaggaaatccATCTCAGCTTACTTCCTGTCTGCATTAATTGTGCTGGCACAAAGCAGTGTAGGAGGCAGAGAtgaggcagcactgctgggagagTGGAGAAAGATCTCTCTTTCTTGGCATAGTTTATGAGATGAACTTCCTGATAGGATTGTAATTAATGCTGTATTCTTTTCCATTTGATGTTGTGCTAGACTGGCAAAGAGCAGGAACTGGAGAACAGCAGACTGTTCATGTCCTTGAGCTAGACAGTGTTGATATTCTGGTTTTAAAGCAAAGATTTCTGTCAAATATTTAAGCCAGGCAAAGTAAGTGCAGAGGGATTCACTAAGAAAAGTGgtgaaaaatagattttaataaCCTAAAATGAGTGCTGCTGGGAAGTCAGTGCTCTGTAAGCAGGTAAGTTTGATTTTCCTGTTCTACAATTACTGATAATTTTCCTTATTTAGTCCCAGTGTTAAATATCTACTAGAATGGTCAATTCTTTTAACCTTTAACAGATGATTTAATTCTGCTCTAGTCAATCAGGAATAAGATGTTGACTTTTAAATGATAATTATCAGGCTTCAAAAATAACAGAACAGAAGGAACAGTTCACTTCTTGTTTCTGTTAGCTCCATCTTTTCAGGTTCTCCACAGATACAGGTTTGGTAATGAAACACTGGCTGAATTTAAAGGTCAATTTCTGCATTCCCTCACCTGTAACACAAAGGTTTAAGTGTTATTGGTAATATTTGAGACACTTTGAACCTGGGGGTGTCTCAAATTCTGTGCATTCCAAACTTCACTGCTCTGCTGACCACAGAATAGAGCAATGAGACAATTCTGCTATTACATTTCCCTCCACCTTAAATGTCTTGAGATTcctctttattaaaaaaatttatatcAAACCCtaacagcatttaaaaataaaatcttattttactagctatataaaaatgtaaaattaatatatatataaaatataatattaatataaaattaatataaaataagaaaatagaaaataaaaatataaaaatagcaCATGCATTTCAAGCTGTGAAACACACCTTCTCTTTTTGGATCTGTGATCATACACAAGTTATTTTTAGGACAAGTTTGCAGTTGCTGTTGAGCTAAGTGGGGGAATTAAATAGAAGCAGAGGTAATATCTGCAGGGTCATGCATTAGTTCAATCACAACTGATTGCTGTtactggctttttttccctgcttaaTACTGGGAAATGGGAGTGGCTTTTGTATTAGATgtgtctgtgctctgctgcagtAACCAACTTGTTCAGCAGTTTCCCCctccagctgctgtggcagTTATTGAGGTTTTTGGTAGTTTTAATGCCTTTGTAGTTTCCCAGCTTACAGTTTATGTCATAGTGCTCATGGTTCTGATGCTGAGATTCTCTTAGAAATCTgaaggggtttggggcagtttaTGTCCACTCTGAATAATATAAATCTTCAAAGATGTACTTTCTTCTGCTAATGATTTATGCACTTCCTTTAATTGGCTGCTCCTTGGTCATAGCCTTTGCATGGCAGAGAATGCGAGGGACCTCTTTAATTTGCCGATATTTTATTAGCACCATAAAACTGAGACAGGAGTttgccagcagctccatgtgGAAGGTAAGCTAGAAAATTAGTGTGTGTTAAACACTGTAGCATGTGTGTGTTAGTTGTTTGAAGGTAGCTGGATTGGTTTGAATCTCTTCTGCACATCTGGTTATGgctcttgtttgtttttccacagAGAGCGATCGCAGGACTGTCTTCATTGCTCTGACTGTTATCAGTCTTGTGGGCACAGTTCTGTTCTTTCTGATTAGGAAAAAAGAGGACACAAAAGCTCCAGGGGATGATGATTCCACTAATGAAATCCTGGGGGAGAGCTCGTAAGTGTTGAtggcaataaaatattttcacatctCCTCGTTTGTGCTCCTGCTCCGCAGAGGAACATTGTGCATTCCCCTCTGTGCTGGAAACATGAATGTTATCAACAACCTGGTGGAGTCACAGATTTAGtagaaaaatatatgtattttaacaATGAGAATATATGAGAAATAATGTTCTTGATCTGGTATATTCCCAAGGGTGAAGTTCAGTACTGCATGTGAAGTTTTTCCTTTGATAAGTAAACACCTTGCAAAAGATACCCTTCATCTGttcttatttattattaaacaCTTTAATGTTTTACCTTGCCCTCATCAGCCCATTTGAAAGGCTGAAATAAACGGAAAATACTCCTTTTTTATAGGTTGTTTTACAAAATGGAACATGTATTTTCTATCCTCTCTAAATATATATGCCACCCTGATAAATACATTAGAAATGCTCAGTTACACAGATTCAGCTCAGTTTTGCCTGAGGCATCagcttaaatatttttgctttatttaaacaacaataaaaatgttagaaaaaaCATCAGTGAGCTTGCCTGTGGAAAAAATGTTGAAAGCTAAAAACGCTCAAAAGAAGGATTCTGTTAAGCAAGCATTCAGTAGTGCAGGCAGCAAAGAgattttgtggttattttagatctcagaaactttaaaaaaatacttcagtttatttcagtttatagTGCAGGGCTAGAAAATGTACAGAAGGTTTGAAAAATGAAGGTGCCTTCCAGCACAGCAATAAAGGGTGGTTATCCTCTTCCATTTTAACCAAGTAATTTGTTTACCCAGGTCTGCACGAAACAAAATGATGAGAGCAGTGGCTGCCTTCAGTAAGTACAATTTCACATAAGAGTTTCTTCAGCAAAACCTGGCATCTCCTTGCCAGCTCTCTGTGTTTGTGCTGATGATGTGATCGTGTACAAACCACTTCAATCACATACCTGAGTAGTCCAGGAGAGACCTGGAGTGTTCCTCCTTTGATGTGATTTCAGATCCAGACTGCTTTACAACAGCGTCCTTGTAGAGATGAACACAAAAGGAGCAGGTGACTACTTGGGAAAGGCAGTGagattgaaaaataaaaatcaacaaatgtATGAAGATAAAAAGAAGCCATAGGTTGTTTGATTTTGTCACCAGTTGTTACCAGTTAACAATTTAGAACTGGAGCATCTGCAGTTCCCTTTGAAGCTTGATGTGTTCTGCCTGAGACTGTTAAGTTTGTTGTGAGGATGTGGGGATCTTCAGTGAAAATCTATTTATCCTTTCAGGAGACAGTTGCCATTAACTGAGAGTACAAAAATACAGAGAGCAGAAAATTGTCTGATAATTGAAAACTTTGTATCTCCTCTTTGATATTTCCCCCActgcatttcttaaaaaatgtaatttttagaTGGCACATTTCTTCTAGATGGCAGGTTGGGGTTGGTTTATTTAGCACTCTGCTGTAATAAACAGTAAATAAAACTTTAATATACAGTTTGTATAATAACCAATTTTTGCTTTAAGCAAAGAGCAAAAGTAAGTGTAGATTATCTTAGCAGTATTCTcagaagttttattaattttctttattatttctttacagAGAAATCTATTACACTGAGCTTCACCAAAGAGATGCTGCTTCTCAGTGTTACCACAGCCTACACAGGTATGAAGCCAGCAGAGTTTCACTATGGGGCAGTAGCAGGCtattttttggaattttaacCTCAGACTGGAATTTTAACCTGTATCTCTGCAAACATTACTtggatattttaattaattttgggTTACTCATgacatttctgtgtcctggggagtGTTTCTgtacaggaggaggaggcatgCAGCCAAATCTGCAGCTGCTGGTTCAGTGAAGTCCCAAAGCAAGAGGCAaaattttcaaagcttttaTGGGATTTGATATTGTGCTATCAATAGGTTGGAGATTGTTTAATGCAGTTGTATTGCATTTGAATTAAAGGAATGTTTGTAAATCACATCTTCATTAAGGCATGGGAGATTGTTAATGCTCTTCATTTTAGTCTTGCCTCTACTGGGAACCAGCTTAGCCATTTTCAACTGTTTTTATCAATAGGATTTTCTATTGTTTCTCTTCTGTGGCAAAGAGTTCTCACTCTTTTTAGTAACTTGTAGTTACTGCCAACCTTGGACCAATGTGTGagttgtaaaataaaaatatatttttgccaTATAAGTGATTCTTCCACCAAAGAAACCCTATAAAACTTTGAGTTGTTTTGAGAGTATTTCTTGCTCCTTACTTGGCATCAAATGTAGTTTTGCTCATGATCAAATTagagtttttttaataaaatagatGCACTTTCAGAACCTGTGCCACCATTAGGAAACATTATTGTtatgtgaaaagaaaaacttaGATGTGAGCAAAATATAAACATTTACAACAGCTCCTGGTAGAGAAATAGCAGGAGTAGCTCTGGAGTTGGGTTGCTCCAGCCACTAATCTGAGTTACAAATTATTTCACAGCATCTCCAGTGTTGTGTTAACCCAGATTAATTCACATTAATCCCTCTGGGGGTGGGAACATGGAGCAAGATAACAAGAGAAGGGAGTTGGATCGGTTTTGCCTGAATATCCTGAAATTTGGGTTTACAGGtggcataaaaataaatcagtctAGACTGGTGAAAAAATATCTGCTGCCATCTTCTGGATTTGGACTGGTGTTGCTActttctgcaggaaaatgtaaaattccCGAAGTCCAAAAAGGGCTTTTATTCCAAAATTACTGATCAGGTTAAGGTGCTCCAAGTGCACCCCTGATTTTGAAGCCATGCAGTTCatccaggcagggcagggtgtgCTGTACCAGCATTTGTTGTAGCCAAAAAAGCAAAGGATATAAAttagaaagttttattttaagctattttctctgttttcatagttttaaatgcatttttttattgtgttggTATTTTTATACTAATGGTTGCTCGTGTTAGCTGGGTCAGTGGTGTCACCTTTCCTCACACTAATGGCAATAGAAAgaggatttaaaacaaatagCAGTTGTTCTTTCTCAGCTTAAATTCATTGTGTATGTATAAAAAAGTTCATTATAGGATTCTTATCTCCTTATTGGTatttggggctgcagggactTTTAGGAAAGTCATAACTTGAATGTAATTGtgctttatttcttcagttGCTTTGTGTTATTTCATGTGGCATTTTTCATTTGATACAATTCCAGAGTTCTTGAGAAGTAGAAATATAAACTATATATAGGTGTTGTGTCAAGAGTGGCAGCACTGAACCTCTGTGCCTGTGACACCAATTAGTGACACTTTTCTAATGTGGCTTTTGGGAGCTGGTATAGAAGATTATAATAATTACACAGTTTAAAATTCCCTCTTTGCTTTTATTACCCACATCTCATTTAAATACATGATTTGAAAGATACCTGAGGGGAAAACAGCCTTTAGctatgaagatttttttcatgaCTATTATGAGAGTGCATCTCTGTTTGGTTTCCTTCCAAGGTTTGGTGTTAACATTCTTTTCTGGAGTGTATGGAACGTGCATTGGTGCTGTGAATAGGTTTGGCAGTGAAGAGAAAAGCCTGATTGGTCTCTCTGGTATTTTTATTGGTGTTGGAGAAATCTTGGGTGAGTCTAAATTTGCTATGTTTCGACAACAAAAAAGGATTAGGGTGATGTGGTTATTTAAAATGgtatatttttgtgtttaatcAGTAGtgtgttttgaattttcagCAATAATGATGTGAACACAAAATGAAATAGCAGCAATATATTTGGCACTGTGGTTCCTTACTGCACTGTGAATTATACCTTACACTGTGTAAAGTGGATGTAGACCAATTCTaatattctgcattttctttggATTAATGTGGAGGAATACACAGACTTCAAATGTGAgaagcactgggctgcagtgtTATTAGGGAATTGACACCATTTTGctattttaaatgctgttttgaaatactattatgtttgcatttttattacttcttgagtgatataatttttaaatttttgaataAATGCTTACACTaaggatttctttctttaaaaggtTTGCTTGTGTTAAATGAGATGTGATATTTGAATAAATTTGGATACAGGTAATATTAACtaagtaaatatttctttttttctgtagacTCAAATACTGAGGTGTTTAACAAAAAACCACTGTTCATTAGCAGCTCAGATCCATTGAGCTGCATGTTTTTGCAGTTAAGTGCTGATCACAAGGCTGTCCATTTTCACTTAATGCTGTTGCAATACTGAGGGAAACTGGCTGCTGGTTAAACACTTACCAAAGGTGAAATATGTTCATCAGCAGCCATCTGATCAATCTCCTGCCCCATTTTCCTGGCAAACTCCTTGGGGCTGTTTGCAGGGCAGTCACTCTTTGTTACCCAATGTGGGAACATTTATCATTTAAATTGTCAGTATTTCAACCTTCACTTCTGATTCAATTCtctccccttttttctcctgcagGGGGAGGAATCTTTGGCTTGCTGAGCAAGAAGATTCGCTCTGGCAGGAACCCAGTGGTGATGCTGGGCATCCTTGTCCACTTCATAgccttttatttaatttttttcaacatGCCAAATGATGCCCCCATTGCTCCTATGGAAGGAACAGATCAAGTTGCTTATATGACTCCAAGGTACGTGGGATTTTTTGCCTTTGGCTGCTGTAACTCAGGATCTGCATAAAGAGCttgtttctctgcagaaaatatcttgaagtttttttctgtgtagtgACTAACTCCCTAGAAAAAGCTCTCAGGaattctgtttttattaaagGTAGATATTCCACCAGTGTGCAACCAATTTAGGAACTTGAATGGCATAAGAATAAAAAGCCTGGGGATGAATAATAGCAGTTGTGTCACTTTACAACTGATGTTTCTGACATGTAGCACAATAGCAAGACCAGAATCTATTTTAGTAAGTGTTGAGAgttcagtttattttaaaacagtctTGGGCTCAGTTTTACATCAGGGAGCACCAGCCTTGCCCTGGTGCACTGGTTTCCAAAGTCTCCCAGTGCTTATTATCAAATTCCACTTAGTTTGACTGCAGGCACTTACAGCACTCAGTGTTTGGGGGAAGAATATAGAAAGCTTTCTTACCTCATCATTACAACTTTGTTTTGGGCTGTATTTTTACCAATTTGTGTGAAAATCCTGTACTGTCAGTTTTGCAGACCCAGCTGCTGACTTGCAATTCTAAGCATTTGTGCCTGTGCAGGTGACTGGTCTTACCTGGAGTATTTTTCTGCCAGATGAATTGGTATTTCTGTAACATTCCTGCAGATTTTGTGAACTCACCATGTGCCTCAGCTTTTAATCACTGCTGTGTGGGTTTTGTGGCTCCAAGCACTAAAATGAGTTATTTTAGTGATTCTAATTCAGTGTAGAATTGACTGCAGGTAACAGTAACAGAAGTCTTGGCATTCAAGAAATTAAAGCTGATGAAATGACTCCTTTTGCCAAGTCAGGCATTCCCAGTTCTTTCCTAGGGAAATTAAAAGTGTGATAACTTTCTTCCATTCGCAGTTTCCAAATAAGTCTGCCAGAAACAGTTCACAGACGTGTGAGCTGTTTGAATGAATGGCTTTTAAATTGGAATTCCTTTCTCCTTCAGCAAAGAGGTGGCCAtgctctgcagcttcctgctggggctgggggacagctgCTTCAACACCCAGCTCCTCAGTATTTTGGGATTCCTGTACTCAGAGGACAGTGCTC
This window of the Poecile atricapillus isolate bPoeAtr1 chromosome 17, bPoeAtr1.hap1, whole genome shotgun sequence genome carries:
- the MFSD11 gene encoding UNC93-like protein MFSD11; the encoded protein is MSSEGKKLFNIIILGVSFMFIFTAFQSCGNIAQTVITNLNNTDFHGSGYTSMSIIYGVLSASNLISPSLVAIVGPQFSMVVSGVFYSLYIAVFIQPATWAFYTASVLIGIAAAVLWTAQGNCLTENSDENTIGRNSGIFWALLQFSLIFGNLYIYLAWQGKTHISESDRRTVFIALTVISLVGTVLFFLIRKKEDTKAPGDDDSTNEILGESSSARNKMMRAVAAFKKSITLSFTKEMLLLSVTTAYTGLVLTFFSGVYGTCIGAVNRFGSEEKSLIGLSGIFIGVGEILGGGIFGLLSKKIRSGRNPVVMLGILVHFIAFYLIFFNMPNDAPIAPMEGTDQVAYMTPSKEVAMLCSFLLGLGDSCFNTQLLSILGFLYSEDSAPAFAVFKFVQSICAAVAYFYSNYFLLQWQLLIMVLVGFFGTITFFTVEWGAAAALAARGSDYSSI